One genomic window of Solanum stenotomum isolate F172 chromosome 9, ASM1918654v1, whole genome shotgun sequence includes the following:
- the LOC125875778 gene encoding polyadenylate-binding protein RBP45, whose translation MMPQSGVAQPAMAPMSMDQYQQQAPPTQQQQQWMMQPPQAQQPQFQPQAQPSWGQQQQQPSQPMSQQYGATNPSPSSNVNPNELRSLWIGDLQYWMDENYLSTCFYHTGELVSAKVIRNKQSGQSEGYGFLEFRSHAAAETVLQTYNGALMPNVEQNFRMNWASLGAGERRDDSPEYTIFVGDLAADVTDYVLQETFKPVYSSVKGAKVVTDRITGRTKGYGFVKFADESEQLRAMTEMNGVLCSSRPMRIGPAANKKPMGTPQKATYQNPQATQGESDPNNTTIFVGGLDPSVAEEHLRQVFSPYGELVHVKIVAGKRCGFVQFGSRASAEQALSSLNGTQLGGQSIRLSWGRSPSNKQSDQTQWGGSAGAGAGAYYGYAQGYEAYGYAPPAQDPNMYYGNYPGYGNYQQPQQ comes from the exons ATGATGCCACAAAGTGGAGTTGCTCAGCCAGCAATGGCACCTATGTCAATGGATCAGTATCAGCAGCAAGCTCCGCCGACGCAGCAGCAACAACAATGGATGATGCAACCTCCGCAAGCTCAACAACCTCAATTTCAACCTCAGGCTCAACCTTCTTGGGGTCAGCAGCAGCAACAGCCATCGCAACCTATGTCTCAACAGTATGGTGCGACTAATCCTAGCCCTAGCTCGAATGTTAATCCAAATGAGCTTCGGTCTCTTTGGATTGGGGACTTGCAGTATTGGATGGATGAGAATTATCTCTCCACTTGTTTCTATCACACCGGCGAG CTTGTTTCTGCTAAGGTCATCAGGAACAAGCAAAGTGGCCAGTCTGAAGGTTATGGATTCCTCGAATTCAGGAGTCATGCAGCTGCAGAAACTGTTTTACAAACATATAATGGCGCCTTGATGCCAAATGTGGAACAGAATTTCCGTATGAACTGGGCATCTCTTGGTGCCGGTGAGAGGCGAGATGATTCACCCGAGTATACAATATTTGTTGGTGATTTGGCTGCTGATGTGACGGATTATGTGCTACAAGAGACATTCAAACCAGTGTATTCATCAGTAAAAGGTGCAAAAGTTGTAACAGATAGAATTACTGGACGTACCAAGGGATATGGATTTGTCAAGTTCGCTGATGAGAGTGAACAATTGCGTGCTATGACTGAAATGAATGGTGTACTTTGTTCATCTAGGCCCATGAGGATTGGCCCGGCTGCAAACAAGAAACCAATGGGTACCCCCCAGAAAG CTACTTACCAAAATCCTCAAGCTACTCAAGGCGAAAGTGACCCCAATAATACAACT ATATTTGTTGGTGGTTTGGATCCCAGTGTTGCAGAAGAACATTTGCGACAAGTTTTCTCCCCATACGGTGAATTGGTTCACGTTAAGATAGTGGCTGGAAAGCGCTGTGGCTTTGTTCAATTTGGTAGTAG AGCTTCTGCTGAGCAGGCTTTGTCAAGCTTGAATGGCACACAATTGGGAGGGCAAAGCATTCGGCTTTCTTGGGGTCGTAGCCCCTCTAACAAACAG TCCGATCAGACTCAATGGGGTGGTAGTGCCGGTGCTGGTGCTGGTGCATATTATGGGTATGCCCAAGGATATGAGGCTTATGGATATGCTCCTCCCGCTCAGGACCCTAATATGTATTACGGGAATTACCCAGGATATGGGAATTATCAGCAGCCACAGCAG